A segment of the Malaclemys terrapin pileata isolate rMalTer1 chromosome 1, rMalTer1.hap1, whole genome shotgun sequence genome:
GTGAAGGTTAAACACCATTCCACGGTTAAAATAAAGTGCAATAGAAGGGTGTGGGGTTACTGCTAAAATCTAGCTCTGATATAACATTTTCTATCTACGCTCtttaccaagtatcagaggggtagccgtgttagtctgaatctgtaaaaaagtaacagagggtcctgtggcacctttgagactaacagaagtactgggagcataagctttcgtgggtaagaacctcacttctcttgcatctgaagaagtgaggttcttacccacgaaagcttatgctcccagtacttctgttagtctcaaaggtgccacaggaccctctgttgctctttaccaaggaggtcagtatcattatccacaTATTAGTGATGGGGAAGGTGAGGCACAGAAAAAGGCAGTGGCTTGCTTCAGGTGACCCAATAGGCCGGCTGGACCTCCTTAGTCcactgctctagccactgggccGTACTGCCTTCCAGGGAGAAAGAAGATACAGCACTCAAAAACTAATATTTACATGCACCAGGGCATGTTGGACAAATCAAGATAGGACTGTGATGCATACAAAGTTTTAGACACTTTTTATGAAAACACTTAAGCGTAATGTTCCTGCTTGTACAAATGTATATAGAGAGATTAAGAATTGTCTCTCTttgatcacttgatcattgcctgttaggttcactccctctgggacacctggcattggccactgtcggtagacaggatactgggctagatggacttttggtctgacccggtacggcctttcttatgttcttacaaatGTTTGGATAAGAGTTGAAATGAGATGGGAAGATCTAGAAAGGCAGAtctacaaaataggaaatgtagAATAGAGAGCTTGCTCATGCCATTGATGATAGCCTTGTGTTGAGAGAAATGAAAGAAAGCTAGTAACAAAGATTTTCATATGTTATCAGTGTGTCTCATTTGAGATAAACAGTAACTTTTGACTAATTCCATTTATAGACATTAATTATAGATTAATTTGCATGTGTGATTTGACTCGTGATATTGACtcatttttgaaaaggaaaaaatggaaatgtaTTGACTTTTTATAATACTTTGTCCTTCTTGAAAGGAGCTTCCTATGTATATAATAATCTCATGTCCTGtgtttcttttccccctccccttcctgacaGATTAATGAAAATCTGAATAGGTTATTCAGTTAAATAAAATGCGTCTTGGATGCAGCACTGTTTGCCAAGTTGTAGTTTACACTCTTTAACTGTAGCAAGAGCTGTGGTTGCTGCTATAATTCCATGAGTAATGTACTACTTCAGTTAATGTCTTTTACTATGACTAGTGGTAATTACCATATTTTGCATTTGATCTTGAAGTAATTAAGATGACAACAGCGGCTAGGCCAACATTTGAACCtgcaagaggaggaagaggaaaaggagaaggagATTTAAGTCAGCTCTCCAAACAATATTCCAGCAGAGATCTTCCTTCTCATACTAAAATTAAATACAGGTAAAGGCCAGTTTCTTTTCTTGCACAACGTGGTGTACAGTGAATTATTCTCAGACTTGCACTGCTACTGAAAGAGAAATATTTACATGTTAAACACTGATAATGTACTTAGCACCATACAGGCCCAAAATAAAGGCATTGCACCTGCCACAGTGAGGGTGCAGTGATGGAAGGATAGAAGAGTTTCCAGTCTGAAGAGCAGACACTGAAAATAGGATGTTTTTGAAGTAATTATAGTATTTTCATATTTATTGTATTTACTTGTTTCTTGTGGGCACCACAACATAAATTAGTCTTTAGAAGGAGCCTGAATAAGAAAAAGGGTGAACTGTATTGACCAGAGCATTCTGTGCATAAGGGAAAAGATACAGGGTCATgtgaaggagggaggaggaggagatgatgtCTCATTCATCATTATCCTAATCCTCACCAAGGCTGGTATTTGCAGAGCAAAGAAGCTGATGGGAGGCATGCTAAAAGATGGAATAAGAGATGTATGTAGGGGTGGGATTCTATAGGGCCTTACAAGCCAGGACAGAGGTTTGAAGTTGACACATTGGGCAAAAAGGAGCCTGTGGAGAAAGTCAAAGGTGGGGAATAATTAAGTCACATTGGGCAAGAAAGATCATTTTTATAATTGTGCTTTGGAAGAGTTGGGGGTGAGCAACATGGATGTCACATAGGCTACAGAAGAGGACGTTTTAGTAATCAGTGTGGGAAATAATTCATTCATCACATGATCTGTTTACAGTTAGGACAGAGGAGTGTTTGGATCTTCAATATGTTGTGGAGGAAGAAATGGCAAGTTTTGGATACTGTTTGAGATAGAAACTCAAAATTTAAAGAGTGTCAATttgtaaaataacaaaaatgtGCAGTGACGGGTCAGGGGAACTTAGACAAGTGTAATATCAACTacctttaactgttttttttttaagagattaaATTTCAATCTCACTTCATTACATTTTGAAATGCTTTGTCCATCTCTCTTGCTGTGTGCAAGACTCATATAGGTGGTAAATGAAGCATGCTGGAAATATAACAAAACTGTACGCAAAATGCTGtcaaaagcacagtataaaaatggaggtgtttctctACTTTTTAGTTAACATTTTAGGTGTTTGTAAGAATATTATAGAAGACATTTTCAgacaaatatgttttttaaaagttaatattgTCCCTTGAAATAGAAGACAAGTAGGATGTGTCATACTGGTTTTCCACTTTCTCAGAGAAGTAGCAGTGGGGAAAATACATGCATAAGCACATACACTGAATATTTTAACAAATCTTCTGGGTGCTTTTTAATAATGTCTTCATTATGTCCCTGTTCTTTTACAGCTGATCTGAAGGATGGCTTTGTTAAATAGTACTGCATCCTTGAACCTTGTTGCAATGTTTTAGTCTCCCTTGTTCTGTTTTGAATTATATGTTGTATTTGGGGTTCTTGTGGTTGTATCAGCCACAAGCCACTCAGTTATGGGATCTGCAATTCCTGATTGTTATTTATACAGTAAGAAAATGAGCAAATTACTACACCATAAAAACAGACTTGTGCACACAGTATATTAATAGCTGCTTGAATCTGGGTTTCGTCCAGGCACTGTGTACACTTATTTCCAGAACAGAGGAGTGAAATGAATTATTGCTCACTTCATTCATTTTAGTTCTTTTAAAGTTTTCCACAGCAAATTCAACACTGCCTGAAAAAGGCTTGCATTAATGTGTGTCAAATATGAATGAGTTGTTGCTCTTGGCTGAGACCTCTTAAATATGCATAGTGTGTCTGTAATATTTTATTGAAGCTATTAATTCCATTTGCCCCCTCTTCCCACTTGCTTGTTCTTCTAGAATACAAGTTAGTGAATCATCTAATTTGCAGGTGGATAAACCATCTCTCTGCAAGGATAAACTATAGTCATCTGATACATCTATCTGGGATTAactgaaaacacattttaatctTGATCTTGGGATGTTATAACTGTCAGAGAATGTCGGCCAGAATGTCAGGTCCTGGTGAATGTTGGCTAGGACGTGATACACTACTAGGTGTCTTAGAAGTACCTAAGAGAAATGGATAGGGTCAGTCCCTATTTTTATAGAAATTCTGTGATGTCTTTAAAATCCATTTGGAAGCCACTGGAAACTGGATGAAGTTTTAATGTTACTGAAGGATGGGGGGATGCCCCTTGAGTAGTATTTCATCCTCCTTGTATAGCTCTGCAGAATCATTCTGACTTCTGGTAACTAGTTTGTCATTCCAGAACTTTCAGGCCCACGGGGGCAAATGCTACAAACTGGGAACTGTCTACTTCACCTTCCCTTTCTTACTTTTTTTTCTCATTGCCTATTCTAGACAGACCACTCAGGATGCCCCCGAGGAGGTGCGTAATCGTGACTTCAGAAGagaactggaggagagagaacGAGTTGCTGTAAGAGAAAAGAACAGAGACAGACCAGCAAGAGGTGAAATGAAACTTCTACTAAACAGAAAATTACATCCTGTAATGAATCCATGCACTTCTGTCAGGATATCATGGGAATAGAATCCACAAcctacttgagctaaaggaaaacCTTTGTCACTAATAGTAAAACACGTATCATTTATGGGCCAGCCACTAAAGCATGACTGTTACAAATACGTTGCCAGTTCATGACAGTACTGAAGGAGCTTTTATTCTTGTACTGCTTGGAGGAAACCCATTATGTGGATTTTTTTAGCCTTGGCAAGACAAATAATGCATTACAAAATATGTGAGCTTGTTAGTGGATAATGAAGAATTCCTCTGAAATTAATATTTCAAATAACTCCTTGTGTTCTGTAGTGCTGATGTATGTGAAAATGTAGGCACTACTGATTGTGTGGATCATCTAAAATGTATCTAGATACTTAAACAACATTTGTGGTAAGAAAATGGGGACATTCAAACTCTGTGGGCTGCAAAAGCTGTCCTGATTAGGTCCAGACTGCCAATGTTTAGAAGCAGCCCATATGCAACACTCAGGATTCCTGTCTCCTTGGGATATGTGGAGTTGGCTCCCTTTCCTCTTCAAATAATGACATGAAGAAACTCTACAAAATGAACCTCTTGAGTTTTTGGGGTGCCAGTTCCACTGCCATGGGATGTCTCTGCAGGGGAGGTCAGTTCAGACATCAAGTCATTTGATTCCAGAAGTTAGATATTGCAGGATGAAGTTTGGTGATTCTGCTTTACTGTCGATCTTACTAACTTGTACAAATGTtcatacattttccttttttaacttCTCAGAGCACACCACGTCCTCTTCGGTGTCTAAGAAACCTCGATTAGATCAGATTCCTGCAGCAAACCTTGATGCAGATGATCCACTCACAGATGTATGTATTTTCAGTTCTCCTCAAATCTCTTGCTTTTCCTTAGGGTACTCAATAGTGGTACATACTGCATTCACAGATCTGTTAAGGACCAGACCTCCAGATAATCGTTCCAGCACATCTGGTCTCTTTCTTTAACAAGTTACTGTATCTGGAGTTTGGTGGAATGTAGAATTGTTCAGAGGACCCTGCTTTCACACCCTAACAGCAGTTTGAAGAAATCACTTTTCACACACACCTGGCAGTAGCTAGGAAGCTAATGGAGAGGGGTAAAATAGAAGGCTCTGGGTGGTAGATAATGAGGATCTTCCTTCCAAAAGTTATTGGGAATGAAGTGGATTTAAATTTAATCAAAACCTAGGTAGCTAGAGTTTCTGATGCTGATGTTCCACACTCTTACTCTCATTATTTTGTAACAATATTAACATTTTGTGCTGTTCTGGGTGCATGTGGCACATTCAATAGCACAATATTAATTTTGCTTCTAAGTAGTATTTGGAAGTTCCATTCAAGGCCATCTTGTGCTAGTCACTATACACTCCTTTAgcaaagagacagttcctgctccaaacAGTTTACAATTTTAGCATACAACTAGAGACAACTAATGAATTAAAATCAAACAAGGAGTGAGGGAGGTTGAGGTACAAGTGAAATGATTGTTTGGAGTCAGTAATTGTATCAGCATGCCAACTGCCTAGCCATTGGATGCAAGTAATGAATTACATAGTCTGGATAAGAACAAATGCATCCATTTGTGCCTTGCTTTTAATGTTCGAGGACAAAAGAATAATTTGTATTACTTGCTGTCATTGCAACCTCCAAAACACTTCAGGAACCCACTTCTTGCAAATTCTAGTCTGTCTTAGGCAGTCCTGGTTTTACAACGTTTGGGCAAAATATTTGGTTCTGTGTAATTTCTTTTTCCAGAGTAAATGTATACTTTTCACAATAGACAGCTGGTTTTATTAAATGGAATGAAGTAACCAACCCACCATTTCCTCCTGTTAGGAAGATGATGAAGATGAGGATTTTGATGAAGAGAGTGATGACGATACTGCAGCTCTTCTGGCTGaactagaaaaaataaaaaaagagagagctgaaGAACAGGCCCGAAAGGTAAAATCTCACCAGTTAAATGGGCTCTTTGCTTGAAAATTAATTTACAAAAAATGCAGTTCACAATATACTAGAAACCACACTGAAAGTGATAGAGTGTAGAACTATTAAAAACAAGTAAGAAGCACATTTTAATACTGCAGTAGCCCTTTAAAAGGACATTTACCAGGAATAAATttcttatttaaatttttttatggGGGGAACTTAGTACTCCATTAAAGGGAAGTGCCAATGGCGGCAGTTAGAGCCAGGCATGGCATGGGGTACTGTGCAAACCAATGTACTTAATCCCTTAACAACCTTTCAGTTCCTATGCCAAGTGGTTCTTGGCTAAAGACTGCCAGTTTGCCAAACTATATTATGGGTTTGATAAGTACTTCTGGAGATTTGACTAAGGCCACTCAAGGtgagtgagggaatatcttttccTGGACCAATaaataggtcagatatagagtgatcgctttgtgaacagtgttcacccacaggcaatgtggtgtttttgtcttattttcctgGGTGAGTTCATTTGATagtatagtgattgtctggtttcacccacatagttgctattggggcattttagtgcactggatgaggtatatcacgttgtgataggcatgtgtaggacccatggatcttgaaaggtgtgttgttggggatgttgatcattgtagtagtggagagatgtctgcaggttttgtatctgttgttctggcaggatctggttCCACTTTGAGTTGGTGCAGGGGTGgacaacctgagcctgagaaggatccagaatttaccaatgtacattgccaaagagccacagtaatatgtcagcaaccccccatcagcccctctccttcctcccccccccgcacctcccacccaccggcagcccttctGACCTCCCAATCggctgtttcatggcgtgcaggaggctctggggggaggggggatggagggagcaagggcatggcaggcttaggggaggggacgggaaggggtggaatgggggcagggcccgtggcagagtcaggggttgagcagtgagcaacccccggcacattggaaagttggtgcctgtagctccagccccggagtcggtgcctatacaaggagccgcatattaacttctgaagagctgcacgTGGCttcggagccacaggttggccaccccatgGTTGGTGTattctggtctgtggggagttgCTTCTGATGCTGAGCTTGGAGAGATTGGTCAGTTGAAGGCCaaaggagggggttcaggaaagatttactTCAGGAGAgagtccccatcaagtatggaggtggttgtttgatgataccccagtgtggggtggtaggtgacaaggGATGTGTTTCTgttttgaagcaggttctctcgaggtgtttgggtggcccattccattgtgtgatctacttctctggtgaagTGTCTTTGTTTagtgaaggcagttttgagtgtATTAAGGTCTAGATCCCGGACTTTCTTCTTAGAGCATATTCTATGGTATCTTAGTGCCTGGCTGTAAATAACAGATTTCAGgtaacagaacttggtccaataaaagatattacttcacccaccttctctctctagtaCCATGGGACCAACCTGGATACAATACAACTCTATAAGGCTACTTAGTGCAGTTTCATTTGAACTTAGAGTTGGCATAGCTGGCTTCTCTGCCACCCTCATCATCAGCCCCTGGTgtaagggatggggaagaggtatGACTGGAATGCAATGTGTTCAGTAATCTCTGGCTGCCAAACATATCTCTGGGGGGGTCATTGTCCACTGGGGTACTCTAGAACAGCCTATTATGGCACAGCCAATTTAGAATCAGCCAGAATTGGGGACCTGCCAGAAAGTCCTTTGTGGCCTTTCTTCTCACTGGATACAGCTGAGACTCTAGCCTCTAGTGTTGATAGCACAGGAAACTATTTTCAAGCTTATGTAGGGTATTATAAACAGGGAAATGAGAAATGCAAATCTGTTAGTTTATGGTGCCTCTCATCTACTTTACCTATGCTCGTGCAATGCCACCTTTCAGTTGCGTACCATTGGTCATGGTTGTCCAGAAGTTTGGAATGGTGTCCCAAATTCTGTGCTTAACAGAATTTAAAGATGTGGTGTTAGAATGTTTTACGTTTTGAAGGTCTGGTATAAACAAGGCACTGTAATCTTCAATTTGATCAGTTTTGCACATGCTGAAGCCTAGGCTGCCCCCCAAGCTTTAACTCAACTAGCTTTGCATGTTACAGTAGGGATGCTCAACCTACAGCCCACGGGCTGTACAtggcccaccagagcatttcataaggcccgCGGCAATATAAACAATATACTAATGGCCAATTTcttttatcgtgaaagttgaaggGGTGAATCAGCCCTGGTTAGATTTGGAGCTGTGGTTCTACTATTGATATTCCAAATACCTGCTGCTGAGCCTACCAAACTagtccatttttaaaattaaaaatgtacttGAAAGTGTCTTTCTCGTACCTCTGTGCCTAGGATTTGCAGCATGTACCATATGTAATGATAGCCCGTAATCTGAAACTATGCTCTGCAGTAGTAACTTGGCCTAGCAGGACTTATTTAACAGCCTGGCAGCCTTACCTCAGAATTGTCCTGCTTTAAAACTTATTTAAACACAGTGAGTTCAGTGTATCTGTTTTCGCAGTAGTATGAAGAGACTGCTGTTTCTGTGATCCTAGAAAAGGCTCTTCTTGCAAGGAAAACTTATAATTTCAATTGGACTGAAAGTTTGAATTATAATTCTGTCTATTAAATAGTTTAGTTTGTTCACACTGATCTACAGATGGCTTTGCATTGGGAATGTAATGGTTTGGAATTGCTGTGCATAGAAGTGTATTTCTTGATTTATATTAAATATACAAATATGGGCGTGTGGGAATTAAATTTCTGAAGGTACATTTAATGTTCCACTAGAGGGCACTTGAAGCTGTGAAGTATATAGCACAACATTCATCTGGCTTTtgctgtccttttttttttaactgttaatATTCTTTATCCTCGTTGTAATCCTCTTTTTGAGAATAAGTCAGTGTGTAACAATTCACGTATAGACAGTGACCTAAAATGAATCGGTGTTTCCTCCTAAGAAGAAATGCTAAGTAAGTATTATTGGATCTGGTGGTACATGTTATCACACACTTGCTATATATTTTAGTGGGAAGGAGATGTCTGTTCTTTGCTACTGTCTCTCAGCCAGTGGCTGAAAATTATTATATATGTAGGCATAAAAGCATTTTTAAGTAAATATTGATGACTTCAGagtactttgaaaaaaaaaatttatagcACTAGCCTGAAAATTAAGTCCATACTAATCAAAATTGTATATAAAAGACATGATTTGCAGAATATTACGAAATAATATAAATTGAGATAATTTAAATATGGTTCCCTCTTACTGTCATTGGAGGCACAGAAAGCCTGTTAGTGAGATCAAGTTAAGGAGCTTCATTATGATGGCAACAATAAAGATAAACATCTCTGTAGAttgctaaatttaaaaacaaaaaaaacacattcCCCATCCAAGTGTTCTCCTATCCTTCGGCACTTAGGATGGATTAAATGGAAAGCTTGCAAAAGATCAGGAAAAGGTAAAGTAGCCATTTTAATTTAAGAGGAAGCAGAAGTAAGGGATTTGGAGTCCAGAAATCTCTAGGATGGATCATCTTGTTTTGCTAAAAGAAGTGGACAAAGGGGAGTGAAAACTTTGTTTTTGCACCTACCACATTGGTTCATGGAGAGGGTTTGCTTTCCTCTCCAACCCCGAATTAGCTGCATGCCCTCTTCACTGgcttagctcccattggcttaTTCCCTCACTTCCCGGCAGCATTTGGAGTCACTGCTGCCCTCTAGGCCATCCACTGAAACAGTGGGTTTCCTGCTATGGAAGTGAGCTTCATGAGAAGAAATTCAGCCCCAGGCTGTAGTGTACTCTCCTGTGGAAACTGGGGGGGCCTATGAGTGGACAACTGACTCCCTACatccagccctggccccacacatGGAGGGACTGCCCACTCCCCATCCATAATTCACCaagtctcccctgccccccaggtggATCCCAACCTCAGAGATTGCTTCCAAAGTGTCTTGAGAAGAGGACGATGACACTTCCATAAAAGTGACTGACCTGCCCACCACTTCTGCACAGGAGTAAGATTATTCTTATGAGCATTGATCTCGATGCACAGGGTAGCTGCTGCATCAatttcccacctgtaaaaggaTATTTCCTTACCTCAGGGGAGCTGACATTTTATGATTATGGTTGTGAAGGACTTTGCATGTCAGGAGTACCTGACATCTTCCAAActatcaaaatgttttacaaaccGTAGTCCAATGCTGCAAACTTCATGGATGTGAGTCATTCCACTGTCTGCAGTGTGATGACACATGTGAGTAGTTAGTTACTTGCATGCATGATtgactcctggaggaattctgcaccaaaaaattaaaatttctgcgcagaatattttaaaattctgcaaaattctgcatattttatttgtcaaaataacaatataatcataccagtttcaattatttttggtcatttatttcaaaatacctgtcagcaagtatgtctagaAGATAagatgataaataacagtcagcatggatttgtccagaacaaattgtgtcaaatcaacctaatagctttcttggacagggtaacaagccttgtggatggggggaagtggtagacatggtatatcttgactttagtaaagcttttgatactgtctcacatgaccttctcataaacaaactagggaaatgcaatctagatggagctattataaggtgggtgcaaaactggttggaaaaccattcccaaagagtagttatcagtggttcacagtcaagctggaagggcataacaagtggggtctcgcagggatcagttctgggtccggttctgttcaatgtcttcatcaatgatttagataatgacatagagagtacacttataaagtttttggacgataccaagctgcgAGGGGTTgccagtgctttggaggataggatcaaaattcaaaatgttctggacaaactggagaatggtctgaagtaaaaggactctacttaggaaggaacaatcagttgtacacatataaaatgggaaatgactgcctaggaaggagtactgtggaaagggatctgggggtcatagtggaccacaagctaaacatgagtcaacagtgtaacgctgttgcaaaaaaaagcgaacatcattctgggatgtattagcgggagtattgtaagcaagacacgagaagtatttcttccactctactccgtgctgattaggcctcaactggagtattgtgtccagttctgagtgcctcatttcaggaaagatgtggagaaattggagaagatccagagaagagcaacaaaaatgattaaaggtctagaaaacatgacctatgggggaagattgaaaaattggatttgtttagtctggagaagagaaggctgagaggggacataagttttcaagtatgtaaaaggttgttacaaggaggagggaggaaaaattgttgttcttaacctctgaggataaattacagcaagggcgctttaggttggacattaggaaaaacttcccaattgtcagggtggttaagcactggaataaattgcctagggaggtgatggaatctccatcattgaggatttttaagagcaggtttggacaaacacctgtcagggatggtcagaggtgggcaaactacggcccgcggaaccctcctgcctggcccctgagctcctggcccgagAGGCTGGAGATATAccaatctcatagaactggaagggaccctgaaaggtcatcgagtccagccccctgccttcactagcaaaaccaagtactgattttgccccagatcccctaagtggccccctcaaggattgaactcacaaccctgggtttaacaggccagtgcgcaaaccactgagctattctccccccccaccccctcagtctTTGTACTGACACATAAGAAGAGCAATATGGATTTTGGAGCAATCTCTGAGCTGCTTATTCCTGGGCCTGATCATATCCCAGAGGTGTGAAGCTGAGACAGCTAAGATTCTGTTTGGGTCTTTTTGATTTGAAACAACCCACACTCAAATGCCTGGAGAGTTGTAACGTTCAGACAGGGAGTGGGTAGGGGAAGATTAATATGGAAAATTCTAAAACTCAGTGAAAACCTTTTTTGGCTGTAGGAGAGGGGACTCTGCAGCTTGGGCTGAAATGTATAACTAAGGGTAGAGAAGGCATAATTCATTGTGGTActtaaaatgtcaatttttttaacGTCATGGTTCCAGAACATTAAATACAGTAGGTGATTTTTACAAAATGTGCCTGTGTGGGAGGACATAGCCaagtaaaacaatataaaatctaCAAGCCCCATCTTTAAAACTAGCCTGCATCTTAAAGCTGTTCAAATACATTTAAATGTCATCCAACCTAGAACAACTTCTGAGCCATTGAGTGCCATAAATTGATTACTGCCAACTTATTACTACTAGTTCTACTCTGCAAACTGACTAAAATTGGCATTGCCTTtcaacagatctgctccctgtTTGTATTCAGAGTCTTGACTGTTGATTTTTAGTGACCAAAATAAGCTTGAAAAGTTTGTTATTCCTGTTAGCTTTGCTGTCCGTGCAGGGCAAAAAGTGAGCAAACTGTTGCGAGTCAGCAGCATTGCTAAGCTGCAAACActaggaagaattagtaggggaagcaaaagtggatgggaacctgggaggcagtgaccatgagatggaaAGTTCAGGaacctgacacaaggaagaagagcagcagaatatggaccctggacttcagaaaagcagactttgactccctcggggaaccaatgggcaggatcccctaggagaataacgtgaaggggaaaggagtccaggagagatggctgtattttaaagaatccttattgaggttgcaggaacagacgatcccgatgtgtagaaaaatACTAAATATGGCAGACGACCAGCTTgccttaacagtgaaatccttgctgatcttaaacacaaaaaagaagcttacaagaagtggaagattggacagatgaccagggaggagtattaaaatattgctcaggcatgcaggaatgaaatcaggaaggccaaatcacatttggagttgcagctagcaagggatgttaagagtaacaagaagggtttcttcaggtatgttagcaacaagaagaaagtcaaggaaagtgtgggccccttactgaatgagggaggcaacctagtgacagaggatgtggaaaaagctaatgtactcaatgctttttttgcctctgtcttcacgaacaagggcagctcccagactactgcactgggcagcacagtatggggaggagacgACCAGcgctctgtggagaaagaagtgcttcaggactatttagaaaagctggacgagcacaagtctaTGGGGCCATACgggctgcatccgagggtgctaaagga
Coding sequences within it:
- the CWC15 gene encoding spliceosome-associated protein CWC15 homolog; this encodes MTTAARPTFEPARGGRGKGEGDLSQLSKQYSSRDLPSHTKIKYRQTTQDAPEEVRNRDFRRELEERERVAVREKNRDRPAREHTTSSSVSKKPRLDQIPAANLDADDPLTDEDDEDEDFDEESDDDTAALLAELEKIKKERAEEQARKEQEQKAEEERIRMENILSGNPLLNLTGPVQPQANFKVKRRWDDDVVFKNCAKGIDDMKKDKRFVNDTLRSEFHKKFMEKYIK